A region of the Ochotona princeps isolate mOchPri1 chromosome 9, mOchPri1.hap1, whole genome shotgun sequence genome:
ctgctgcttgtctAGGCCACCTGCAGGTGGCTGAAAtaaagtagggcagctggggcatgaacaggtgcccacgcAGAATGCCATCATCACAGGTGATCATTTtttgtgctatgccacagcattggcccctggAAGAACATATCCTGTACAGCTTCACAAAACAGTTAACAGTGGCATTTTgacagagtttaatatgtatctcttaaaaatttcatattttgtaCTTAATTAGATCATATTTAAAACACAATGAAAGTGCTATCTAAAAGATGTAGCCACATAACTAAGATCCATTATGAGCAGAAAAATTGTCTTTCCCCTTACCAGTTACTTTCTGGTTTCTCACTTCCTATAAAGGCAATTAGATCCACTGGCTTTGTATTCATTATAAATTGCACTATATTATGAGTTTTTTtgagtgtgtgcatatgtgctgtgtgtgtatatTCACACATGTGTAtgatttacatatgtatataatacatatcCTAGCTTTTCCCTGAAGTTTATTCgagtgcttttttttaagatttatctatttttattggaaagtcaaatttacatagaggagagatcAAAATATTTCaaccactggttcgctcccaaagtggatgcaatggccagagctgagctgatccaaaaccaggagccaggagctccttccgagTCTCACAAATGGGTTCAGAGTGCccaggctttaagccatcctctactgctttccgagcagtagccatttgggaagtggagtagatggGACAAGaagaggtgcccatatgggatcctggagcattcaaggcaaagatttagctactaagccatcACTACAGGTTCACAAGTACACTTATATAGATATTTATGTTCATATGTGTGACATATGTGATGCACATGATGTTaatacctcaaaaagttcatgaaaaattaattaaaagaaagttttcacttatttttttaagtttgcttgatatatttgaaaggcacagtcataaaaagaaagataaattcttgcatcccctgattcactccccaaatggccacaaaagctaggTTTGGTtgaggcaaaagccaggagtcaggtctcCCAGAACTGCTCTCTTATGCCAAATCTCAGGGAGTTAGAaaggtgcagccaggacttgaatacaCACTCATATTGGATGCCACCTCTTAAGTAGCAGCTTACCCCACTTTGCCAaaaagccaatccccaaaagttcagtttgtttattatttatttgttatttcaaaaatttttgaaatccccaCCCATTTTGTAACATTAACTTCCATGAATATGCTTGAAGACCTCTTATATACATAGACTTAAAAATGCTTGTGtcgaaataaatatcttttaattatattttccactCAATTGTCATGTTCCCTtgcaaataatatatatatatatatgtacctgtGTGTAACATTCTACCTGTATATTTATAGCTGCACACTAACCTTTCaaatttctataaatatttacGTACTTTGTGTTGAGGctaggaaaacaaaggaaatacaGCATTAAAAAGCTTCATAAGACATTTGGAGTGCAAAAATTACCTTTCTTCCAATTACAGGATGAAATTCAGGTTAACTGAGTTCCTTGATAAAAAGGAAAGCACTCAATAGAATGAAGGATAAGCCTAAATGGAATTTTACTCCTAATATTAATAAATCACATGTATTCAATGAGAAGTGCAGTCTTTTTCGCCCTTTTGGATGACTCAACCTTTCTATCAACATAAGGGAATTTGACAGAGCTAAGTAAAAAGGATTTAGCTGGAATTTTCAAATCCAGTGTCAGGTTCACTTAACGGCTGACAGAATATTATGAGCAGAGTGTTTGCCCTGTTTTTGCTCTATGGTTTCTAAATCTTATCTATAAAAGTTAAATTTCATATTAACTATAGTAGTTAATTTAGAGAGCCACAAGTGCTGATTCTACACATTTTCTTGATggtttttataaaattatatatcttTTACACACAACAGTGGCATGGTGAAAATCACATAATGATCAATTAGCTATCTCCTTTATGCTTGTTAGAGATGATTAAGGTGGAAAATTACAGGCAATAGATTGGATATTGTTCACAGAGTACAACCAGGTCACTCGGAGcacagaaaagatttttttttctttttaaatttatttgtaaagaGAAGTGAATTGCATAGAATGATTTCTCCTCATCAAACTATTGTTTTGCTAATGTAGTTCAAAGGATAAAGGCTTTGAGTTAAATAAATGCATTCAAATTTATATGTGCACTTGAGTAAACACGTATTTTTAAGTCTTTATCTGTTCTGTATATGAAACCCAGCAAACACTctgatcctggtttcagctgtAAGATAAGAATTATCCATAGACCGTTTTTATGGATTTATATCAATTATAAATGAAACTAGAAACATTGTAAGGTTCTTAGCATGGTATCTATCACATAATGATAAGGTGTTGGGTAGGGCTTCAGAAAAATATCCtgaaacataataataatacagtgacaatgataataatgataacacATCAATAATTTTGCCTGAAATATTTgatttaaggaaagaaaataatatataattgtTACTTCCAAGTTATAGTTGAGGAAAATGGTTTACAAGACTAAAGGAATGTATTAATGTCACAGAGCCGAAAAGGGGCAGAATAAGGAGTGAATGAGTAAAAGTCGTGTCTATTGTTATAACATTCATGTCTTCATCATCACCATATCCTGTTGTCTTTGCAGGGGACTAGACTATAAAAATGAGTTCTTGGGCACTTCCAAAGATAATTGTCTTCCCTTGGAAGGAATCCAGCACAAGCCCACATTTAGCTAAATTCTGCACGAGAGTGGGCTGTCATGCAGTTGGGAGGATTTATTCCGAGCACCTAGGAGGCACATGAAAGATGAATAGACAGAatttgtcagattttttttaaatccttataCATATCCCAGTGCAATGAAGGGGaagaaaataaactgattttgTCTATActcaaatacatttcaaaatgtcatcaccattggttcactttcttgTCATTTCCTGAGCAATCAAACACATGAAATATGATCTGAGTTGCAAAAGACATTTACTGTAAACGTATAAGTCTTTAGTAAAAAGGCTGAAAATGAGAAGTCTGCTCATATTGAATTACATTTATTAAACAGTATTCATTCTATCTTCCTtgtgtatttaattatttaaaaatgtaaagttgCAGAATTTTTAGATAAAGTTTAACAATGAGTGTatgctttccttaaaaaaatctacataaacgttttaaaacatttgtataGGTGCTAagattgtgacacagtgagttaactACCCATCATCAACACTGGATCCCATCAGAGCATCAGCTCAAATCCTAGCTACTCTAATTTGGCTCCAGACCTGCCAagaggcctgggaaatcagaggaaaaCAGTCCAAAGATTTGAGAATCTACTACCAACATAGAACTCCAagaaggaattccaggctcttggtttcagctagGCCCAACCCCAGACAACATTTGCCATTAGGGGAGTGCACCCACAAAAGAAAcatctctctgtgcctccccacgtatttctgtaactctgtcttttaaacaaataataatttttaaaagttttattttattctttatttacaAGGTAGAATTAtagcaagaaagagagacagagagattatcCATCTAAAAGCTGGTGTTGacccgatccaaacccaggagcttattccaggtctcccatgtgcgtgcaggggcccaagattttgggccctcctccactgctttcccaggccataagcatggggctggatcagaggtggagctggTGAGATCGAATGAGGCCTGATAAGTAAGCAACACATAAAGGTCCCAGCACCAGGGAGCAAAGCCAAAGAGGAGCACCTACGTTTCTGTGCTGTTTAAGGAAAGGCTCTCGCTGCTGCATCTCAGCTGCCTGCTTGCTGGTTAGACATACGTTCCAAACTACTATTTAGCAAGCCACAACTATGTCCCTGAAAAATATGTAGAAAGCACAAAACCGCACAATGCCTGCTGAAAATGAGAAAtgcaatttttttgaaaagtttatatAATTGCCTTAACCCCAGGTTAAGCCGACTAATTCATTTGGCAATGTTGTTCTAGGTCATGGGTTCAGGGATACGTGGCTCAAACGAAACACTTCTTGAAGTGTCTTGGGGATGAATGTAACATTCAGTGTCAGCTAGCGAGCGTCTAGCCCCCTCTGCCAGGCTCACCTTGCTCTGCGCCCCTTCCCGTAGGCTCTGACGGAGCTGGGAGCCGGGGCGGCGCCGGCGGGTGGCGGAGCGCGCGGGCGGGGAGCTGGGAGGCGGGTGCGGGGAGGCGAGACGCCTAGCGATGCTGGGGCGCTCAGCTGCAAGCTCAGACTCCAGCGGGGCGTCACGTGCAGACCGGGAAGCTCAGAGCAAGGCTGCGTTTCTAGGACGCGGGGCTGACAGCCCAGATGTGCCGTGAGCTGCAGGTGAGTCACATTTCCCCATGCTACCCCATTCCATCCCCACCGGGTGTCCAACAGGTGTCCAGGGCGTGGTGCCAAGTGCAACCCGTGGGTATGCACTTGCTGTCTCACCTGGGCCCAGGGTGCTCATCTTCTTCCTTTACTGAAGCATTGTTACTATTTAAACTCCTGCCCCAGCCCACGCCTGTTCTGTTCCTTGTCTTTTCGTCTTCCCTGCCTAAAATGAAGGCTTCCCCAGCACAGCTGCTGTCCCGGAGACTTTTAGGGAACGAAATAGCTCCAAAGAGTACCACAGCAGGGGCTGAACAAGCAACTGGGTAAGGGGTGGTAATCACGGCCCTCCAATTCTAAGCAACTGTCTAGGACCTCCAGTCAAGAGGCACCACTAATTATCCCTATGTCTCAAGCAGGAGGCTCGGACCTAAGAGAGGAGGGACGAGGCAATGGAGCGGGAGTGACAGACTGGAGTGAGGAAATGGCGCGGTCCGCCGCCCAGGGCACCCTCTCCTTGTGCTCACACCCCCAACGGGCACCCCCGGGACGTGCAACTGCAGCCCTCCCAGAAGAGGGAAGAATATAAACCCGCAGGTTGAAAGGACACACCCCTCCTGCCTTCTGAACTTTGTTTGGATCTTCCGTGGCCAAGTCTGAGTTTTCCTgcccttgcttgcttgctttgggCTGAAAGTCCCCTCCCCTCTTGCTTTTCCCGCCTTCTCGGGGTTGCCCTCCGCCTTCtgcctctccccccgccccccactcGCCCAGTGGCCAGTGGCGAGCCTTTCAATCCGGACACCTCTGTGGCTCGGGATCTCGATTCCAACGCTGGGAAGGGCCACGGTGACCTACAAGGGTGCCCCACGCTtggcctctcctctggcctcACCTGCCCGAATCCCTGGCACCTGAGCCAGGCGCTAGGGAGCCTACTAGCTGGGCCAGCTCGCTCGCAGCTCCCTAGCGGCGGGAAGCGGAACGGGTCCCGGGGGTGGGGACTGTAAGGGTGCACAAGTGGGAGGCACCTCTCTCGGGAGCCCGGGAGATCCCGGCCGCGCCACCAGGGGCCGTGCCACCGCCCTCGCGGGCCTGAGGCTTCAGGCGTGTTCCCAACTTTGGGGCGCCCGCGGACCCGCAGGCTGCGATGGAGCTGCCGCCTCCCCGCGGCAGGGCGCCGCCGTGCTGCCTGCTGGACAGCGGCTCCCTGAGCTCCCTGGACTCCAGCGTCTTCTGCAGCGAAGGTGAAGGCGAGCCCTTAGCGCTCGGGGATTGCTTCACGGTCAACGTGGGCGGCAGTCGCTTTGTGCTTTCGCAGCAGGCTCTGTCCTGTTTCCCGCACACGCGCCTTGGCaagctggctgtggtggtggcttcCTACCGCCGCCCCGGGGGCCTGGCCGCCGTGCCTAGCCCCCTAGAGCTCTGCGACGACGCCAACCCCGTGGACAACGAGTACTTCTTCGATCGCAGCTCGCAGGCGTTCCGCTATGTCCTGCACTACTACCGCACCGGCCGCCTGCACGTCATGGAGCAGCTGTGCGCGCTCTCCTTTCTCCAGGAGATTCAATACTGGGGCATTGACGAGCTCAGCATCGActcctgctgcagggacaggTACCCACGAGGCACGCGCCTTGGCTGGGAGGAGGGCGCGGTGCGCAGGGGAAGAGGGGAACAGGTAAAGATTTGAGGGGCTCCGCAGAAGCTTCGCTGAACTGAGGCCTTAGAAACGGGTGCCCGTGTCGGTGCTGGAAAGCACAGTGGGAGCGCACCAGGGTAGAAAGTTCCCAAGTTAACTTATCCTTTGAAACTGCCGGACCTGTTCGTGCCTATTGTGAGCGTATCCTAGTCTAGTTTTCATATGTATGAAGGCCAGGGTGCCACACCCCCAACAAATAATCAGTGTTCTAAtaagtaaatcagaaaaaaaaaaaaagatgatccaAAAGATGTTTGTGTTGGAATGAACATTTTGGTGTGAAGCATTATCATTTAGCAAACCTAGCAATTAACTTTGAAAAACTTGATAAGACAGCCGCTCTATTACAGCAAATAAGCAGTTGACTGTTGACTGAATGCTTGTGAAACGTTGATGGTGACCTAGCCGTTGTTATCCTGCCATTACTGCCGCTAGCTCTGTACGACTAGCTTTCCTTAAAACTCCCCAAAAGATACATATGATAAATGTTCTTGTAGACACTAATTGGGTCATAAAATGCTTTCATACAAAAATGGTATTTGCTATGTGAAATTACTTTTGAATAAGCTCCTTAGAAAGTATGATTTTCTTAAATCGTAATGTTAAGTAGGGAATTTTGACTACTATGGGAATTTTCTACACTTTAATGAACTAAAAAGTGTGGGCCCCCGTCAAGTTTAATTCTTTTACTTCTGCATTTTTACAAAAGTCAGACTAATCACTTGATTGTCTGCTTTAAGATACTTCAGAAGAAAGGAGCTGAGTGAAACTTTAGACTTTAAGAAGGACACGGAAGACCAAGAAAGTCAACATGAGAGTGAACAGGACTTTTCACAAggaccctgtcccactgtccgcCTGAAGCTCTGGAATATTCTAGAGAAACCTGGGTCTTGCACAGCTGCCCGAATCTTCGGGGTCATCTCCATCATCTTTGTGGCCGTGTCCATTGTCAACATGGCCTTGATGTCAGCCGAGTTAAGCTGGATCGACCTGCAGTTGCTGGAGATCCTGGAGTATGTgtgcatcagctggttcactgggGAGTTTGTCCTGCGCCTCCTGTGTGTGCGGGATAGGTGCCGCTTCCTGAGAAAGGTGCCAAACATCATAGACCTCCTGGCCATCCTGCCCTTCTACATCACGCTTCTGGTGGAGAGCCTGAGTGGCAGCCAGACTACACAGGAGCTGGAGAATGTGGGACGCATCGTCCAGGTTTTGCGGCTGCTCAGAGCCCTGCGCATGCTGAAGCTTGGAAGACATTCCACAGGTATCCAGATCTCCTTGATGCTGTTTAATTTGCCATGGTTTTTACACATTTGTGATTTGATCATAGCACCAGGAGAGTGATTCTGGCTTTGTATTTTAAATGATAATGTTTAGCTCTCAGGCTTAACGCTGATATTGAGAAGCAATACATAAAGATCCTTTCCACGGGTATAAAAAGATGCTTCTCCCACACTTTCTTTCCGTAAGACATTGAGAAATAATTTGAACATTTGTTAActgcaatttatttttcaaaggtttatttttattggaaaggtagatttatagaaagaagaagaaagaaagatcttccatctgctgattcactccccaaatggcctcagtggtcaAAGTTGGgccgattcaaagccagtagcctggagcttcttcggggtctcctacatgggtgcagggtcccaaagctttggactgtcttccactgctttcccaggccataaacagggagctggatgggaagtggaacagctgagacaggaaccacgttcatatgggatcctggtacttgcaagcgcagaattagccaattgaaccattactCCAGACCCAAGTACACTTTATTTTGATCCAGTACTCAAgtatacaaaaatttaaaactctcTAAATCTAGAACATTCTAGACAAACTATGTATAAATAATGCATTAAAAGAGACACATACATTTTGTATGTCTATACAAGCCAGTTTCTCTTCTGTATGCAAGAAATGTGTACTACCCATCCTCTGCAGAGAAGAAGTCCATCCTACAAAGCGTTTCCTAGACATGCAAGAGGATGACAAGCAGGTACTCATGTTCTTAGAATGATTTTTGAGACAGCAATGGAAACATTTTGCTTTGGAAGAAACCAGAACACAACACGTATATGTTTTACCCAGAACTGAACTGAAGGACTTTCTTATCTCTAACATGGGGAAACCTAACAGGAAATGGAACTGGAATTCATTAGAATTTTGTGTGTTATAGTCTTTGAAAAATCTGATGAACATTCACTAAGAAAAGccttcacaccacacacacacacacacacacacacagaattgtGCATGAACATTTCAGTCAATGCCAGTAGAAATCAAAGATGAATCAATTAGAATTGATTCTTGCATCCCAAGGATTGTGGTTCTCAGTGTTGGGCCCTACTGCTGTCAGATGTTTTAGAATATATCTGAGTTACTTAATGTCAGAACTTAAAATAAGAATCCCTGGACAAGCTTGTTGAAATACAGATTGTGGGCTACAACCCCCAGAGTCAGATTTTAGTATTGAaggttgaatccaggagcatATGTTTTAACCAGCTCACAAGGGATTTTAATGTAGGTGGTTCTTGGACTAGTCTTTGAGAAAGACTGCAGTAGGATGCCATTTTAACATAATACATATTAATATAAATGCATGTTGGTACAAACAAGTTGATAGAGATTCTCCAGATAAGTCCATTTGGACACCTACAAGAGGGTGGTGCTAGTTAACTCTTTCATAAATATAGGTAGAGATTGGCATCTGGTATGGTTTGTTCTACATTTTTGAGGTAATAAGGACTTACCCTAATATAATTTTGGCAGAGTATTTTCCAGCAAGTCTTGCATACAAGAGATTTGAAAATAGGGTTTCGAATAACTTATTTCCACTCTTTGTTTTCTGACACACATAATGGGATGCTTTTCTTGAGTATAAACCGTTCACAGGATTCAATTTAAAAACACCCAGTAAAGACTACATTTTTCCTCCAAAAGAATGCAAAGGAAAATAGTAGCAATTTCCACGGTGTCAtctctcaaagattttttttcagctcTACAActataaagtattttttaaaaacctaaattAATTGAAATATTATGAACAACTGCATAGCTATTTAACATTTTAACTCAAATATTGCATAAAACAAAGATGACACATTTCTCCATGTGTATGGTGTAAACAAAATTTGAGAACATTATAAAACAATGGCTAGGAAGCCAAAGATCCTAGGTTTTGtcctggctgtgtagttttggatttatttctttcttagtTTCTTTGTCTGTAAAATGGCACAACAATGACAACAGCTATGTTGTATTATTTTTTACAATCATCTGAATTAATGGATATTATATAGATTCAGCCCACGAtgtatttttcaacaaaaatgttTAGAACAATTCATCTCTGAATTTATAACAGTTTTCTCAAACATGCTTCTCCTTATATATAGTAACTTTAATTCATAAGAAGAATTGCATATGGAGCCATCCAGGCCAAGTTTTGAAaaggtattttttaaagttatcctGAAAGATAGTCTTTTGACTTGAAGCCTCATAATTAATATTCATTGGTCTTTAAAAATAGCTGGTTAATATTTCAAGAACATCTCAAAATCTTAAGAGCAAAATTCAAAATGATAGAGCACTAATGGTATTCTAATGAACTCAAGTAGTCTACTGAGTGGATGAAAATTGAATAGAAGTGTTTCTTTGGACTTCTGAGGCAATACCATTGTAATGTCATGTTGAAATGACTTCCAAATACATGCAGATTTTTAGAACCATCTTAGGCAATATGGCTTGTGATTCATAGAAATCTTGGCTCTGCGAAGGTTCTTCGTGCTCCCCTTAGGGCTTCCTCTCTTCATATTTGGGATTACGCTCCCTTAGATTTGTCACCTAGGAGTGCAATAAATCAGAGATCTAGTATAGAAATTCCACCAATGATTCATAATGAGTGATTCTCTAAATGACTCCATTTCtcgtgcatcttttttttttttttaataatggaaGAATATTCTGTAGTCTGGTCTGTTTCCTTAcaagaaaagcagaaatcttAAGAGACACTTCCCATGGTTCTCATACTAAGTGAAAGTAttaggagatatatatatgtacgtgtgtgtgtatatatatatatatattagaaagtaCTAGGATTTCAGTTAATGTCCTGGTAGTCCAGGGACCTGCTCTTGCTATGTCACTAAACACTAAGTATGTCAC
Encoded here:
- the KCNV1 gene encoding potassium voltage-gated channel subfamily V member 1; amino-acid sequence: MELPPPRGRAPPCCLLDSGSLSSLDSSVFCSEGEGEPLALGDCFTVNVGGSRFVLSQQALSCFPHTRLGKLAVVVASYRRPGGLAAVPSPLELCDDANPVDNEYFFDRSSQAFRYVLHYYRTGRLHVMEQLCALSFLQEIQYWGIDELSIDSCCRDRYFRRKELSETLDFKKDTEDQESQHESEQDFSQGPCPTVRLKLWNILEKPGSCTAARIFGVISIIFVAVSIVNMALMSAELSWIDLQLLEILEYVCISWFTGEFVLRLLCVRDRCRFLRKVPNIIDLLAILPFYITLLVESLSGSQTTQELENVGRIVQVLRLLRALRMLKLGRHSTGLRSLGMTITQCYEEVGLLLLFLSVGISIFSTIEYFAEQSIPDTTFTSVPCAWWWATTSMTTVGYGDIRPDTTTGKIVAFMCILSGILVLALPIAIINDRFSACYFTLKLREAAARQREALKKLTKNIATDSYISVNLRDVYARSIMEMLRLKGRERASTRSSAGDDFWF